In a single window of the Lodderomyces elongisporus chromosome 4, complete sequence genome:
- the pho2_2 gene encoding 4-nitrophenylphosphatase gives MTVKSNPVCLSSRKDAERVVELFDNFLLDCDGVIWLSETLIEGVADFLRYLQLHKKNIAFVTNNSSKSRQSYVEKFRFLGIHGIEKEQIYTTGYSAVLELRKMGIHPGSKIWVLGDSGIEDELADEGYIALGGSNPLLDQPWNPKNPLLKVDPEVKAVIAGSTNDFNFMRITTTLQYLVYDNKKIPYIGTNGDRNYPGPDGLTLPAGGSIVEYMSYCSNRPYIDVGKPSKTFADVIFYDTNFDRSKSIMIGDTLSSDIKFGNDADLGNGHGTMLVLSGVTTINELEQLISPGSSSSHLHKAQGQDQALIPQFFVDSLTKFYNLLQS, from the coding sequence ATGACAGTCAAATCAAATCCAGTCTGTCTTAGTTCTCGCAAAGATGCAGAGCGTGTGGTTGAGCTCTTTgacaattttttattagaTTGCGATGGTGTCATTTGGTTATCTGAGACATTGATCGAAGGTGTAGCCGATTTCCTTCGATATTTGCAACTCcacaaaaagaatattgcaTTCGTTACAAACAATTCATCCAAGTCACGTCAATCGTACGTCGAGAAATTTAGATTTTTGGGGATACACGGGATCGAAAAAGAGCAGATATACACTACTGGCTATTCTGCAGTATTGGAGCTCAGAAAGATGGGGATACATCCAGGGTCTAAAATCTGGGTTCTTGGAGATTCTGgaattgaagatgaattgGCCGATGAAGGATATATTGCCTTGGGCGGCTCGAACCCGCTACTTGATCAACCATGGAACCCAAAGAATCCTTTGTTGAAAGTGGACCCCGAGGTAAAAGCCGTGATTGCCGGCTCAACCAATGACTTTAATTTCATGAGGATTACAACAACGCTTCAGTATCTAGTGTACGATAACAAGAAAATACCATACATTGGAACAAACGGCGATCGTAACTATCCCGGTCCCGATGGATTGACCTTACCTGCTGGAGGCAGTATTGTCGAGTACATGTCGTACTGCTCAAATAGACCATATATCGATGTTGGTAAACCGAGCAAGACttttgctgatgttatttTTTACGACACCAACTTTGACCGATCCAAATCAATAATGATTGGAGATACCTTGTCTTCAGATATCAAATTTGGAAATGATGCAGATCTAGGCAATGGGCATGGTACAATGCTCGTTCTCTCTGGAGTAACAACAATCAATGAGTTGGAACAATTGATAAGTCCTGGCTCTTCATCGTCGCACTTACATAAAGCACAAGGGCAAGACCAGGCATTGATACCACAATTTTTTGTGGACTCGTTGACGAAATTCTACAATCTTCTACaaagttga